Proteins found in one Pseudomonadota bacterium genomic segment:
- a CDS encoding outer membrane lipoprotein-sorting protein, which translates to MTKINKCFFLCQAGGFLLLLLVWQNSATAALSPKAILEQCDHARGNISGVTWDLKVEAGEGVKISHRHLRVRSRSYNVIAETLSPARRRGQMLILLNGNMWFYKPGLSKPIPVSKRQKLLGLANNGDIASTNYAQNYTVLQQDKDKIEDEPCFVFTLQAKTSKATYKFIKYWVSSRRLVGIKAEFYTARGTKLLKSARMEYKNQVTANGGKQQPFISRMIIHDELMSANTTVLNFSRPSLTPIPAAAFNLNLLQR; encoded by the coding sequence ATGACAAAGATAAACAAGTGCTTCTTCCTCTGCCAGGCGGGAGGATTTCTTCTCCTGTTATTGGTCTGGCAAAACAGTGCGACAGCAGCACTCTCGCCAAAAGCAATTTTAGAGCAATGTGATCACGCCCGGGGCAATATTTCAGGCGTTACCTGGGATCTGAAGGTGGAAGCCGGAGAAGGGGTGAAAATCAGTCATCGCCATCTTCGTGTACGATCACGAAGCTATAATGTCATTGCCGAAACCCTGTCACCGGCACGACGCCGGGGACAGATGCTGATCCTGCTGAACGGCAACATGTGGTTTTACAAGCCCGGCTTGAGCAAACCCATCCCGGTTTCCAAACGGCAAAAGCTGCTGGGGCTGGCCAACAACGGCGATATCGCCTCCACCAACTATGCCCAGAATTATACGGTTCTGCAGCAGGACAAGGACAAGATAGAGGATGAACCCTGTTTTGTTTTCACCCTGCAGGCCAAAACCAGCAAGGCCACCTATAAGTTCATCAAATACTGGGTCAGCAGCCGGCGGCTGGTCGGCATCAAGGCGGAATTTTATACCGCCCGGGGGACAAAATTACTCAAATCAGCCAGGATGGAATACAAAAATCAGGTTACGGCCAACGGGGGGAAACAACAACCATTTATCTCGCGGATGATCATCCATGATGAATTAATGTCCGCCAATACCACGGTGCTCAACTTTTCGCGCCCGTCGCTCACCCCCATCCCGGCAGCGGCATTTAACCTGAACCTGTTGCAAAGATGA